One part of the Arvicanthis niloticus isolate mArvNil1 chromosome 15, mArvNil1.pat.X, whole genome shotgun sequence genome encodes these proteins:
- the Arhgef5 gene encoding rho guanine nucleotide exchange factor 5: MEAEEPEHGVSIPISDVEEFRAISEGIMRSSQIPALDPEAQEGQVPSSKWTDGHRPLMDQSKGLRDMSDHTPNSMAIFFRKESSDVETSQEILLTEACDPPDQQEAVTQSLKDKLSRTIAAPELLACAVREEWLDIPSNLDSRLEAELQPELMSLTLAASKEKEEEETSPDTSTPRGFWPPCKNHPDETGQAEDSGSELLRQGKQLQLEATQENQGQEGFLQPQEARGLEEQEGEEVEIQEEGTLSEDICFGGLLGEQEEVEEGVTGNEEEQKQEQIPNYVLLGGQWESGGLGGELEGLNYSERGQEDRERRVWSRRDSEEEGQDQELREVEERRVATQYAENQRLVGKSENVRRKLEDDDQTGRVMPVGDQKEVVDSGDRARGNRESSGQAAVEGSRPGEDSKPCLPMASVAPEVLFPGTLFPGITSSVADIPQIQREPVPEELASQVPALEPSEWSHQPISPAASFAPQESLDNRTHNSQQEESRLREKTEVVSASTSVASSGTPDLSPFTSPNVSPSTATLSAVSSSVILPEKETLAASVSADTPPCCEPCKTPPLPAKSSRNPCATSDTANPHSPHSSYTGVTQHLRSNSFPGSHRTEQTPDSMGMSLSFSHLELPQRPPNPAIYGSLIPRRNRRSRDGIVFSESSTDFFASKQDSEEFTSNPERPSNPHGSQPWASPQNSDSAIGSPANGSSPPTVSMDMTIPEALPPPPPEKRHSYSHLVERDGLLHAVAPTLKRHSHPPPLALSSGVHRSSKGPFSLVPDSTVARQLRPLPSTPESPHHTQTSIPSRLRYNKPLPPTPDMPELCRSSASSSNISRMYRPLPPVPIIDPSDPPPLPPKSRGRSRSVQGGVRHSGGQAKPRPTSQDWTVSTLSVGRTSWPPATGRSMESLPPTSRCNSEVSSGLAFSNMTNLLSPSSPTTPWIPELQRPTSKEESGLTEESEPPVRGSFRRSAPQEEFDNTRRSALALRKKSEKPIHSQLEKASSWPHRRDPARTSESSSDQVVLGQVSNKQKGWNRQGLRRPSILPESASDLRTPAVGRLPGSSDSVVFREKKPKEGMGGFSRRCSKLIISSQLLYQEYSDVVLNKEIQSQQRLDSLAEPPGISSPRHRRKALVSSDSYLQRLSMASSGSLWQEIPVVRNSTVLLSMTHEDQKLQEAKFELIVSEASYLRSLNIAVDHFQHSAQLRATLSNQDHQWLFSRLQDVRDVSTTFLSDLEENFENNIFSFQVCDVVLNHATDFHRVYLPYVTNQTYQERTFQSLMNSNSSFREVLEKLESDPICQRLSLKSFLILPFQRITRLKLLLQNILKRTQPGSSEEAEATKAHHALEKLIRDCNSNVQRMRRTEELIYLSQKIEFECKIFPLISQSRWLVKSGELTALEFSVSPGLKRKLTTRPVHLHLFNDCLLLSRPREGSRFLVFDHAQFSSIRGEKCEMKLDGPHKNLFRLFLLHNAQGTQAEFLFRTETQSEKLRWISALAMPREELDLLECYDSPQVQCHRAYKPRENDELALEKADVVMVTQQSSDGWLEGVRLSDGEQGWFPVQQVVFISNPDVRAQNLKEAHRVKTAKLQLVEQQV, translated from the exons ATGGAGGCTGAGGAGCCTGAACATGGAGTATCCATACCCATCTCTGACGTAGAAGAATTTAGAGCTATCTCTGAAGGTATCATGAGGAGCAGTCAGATCCCTGCCTTGGATCCTGAAGCTCAAGAAGGCCAAGTTCCATCCTCTAAGTGGACAGATGGACACAGACCCTTGATGGACCAGTCAAAAGGGTTAAGGGACATGAGTGACCATACACCTAATAGTATGGcaattttcttcagaaaagaatcTTCAGATGTGGAGACAAGCCAGGAAATCCTTTTAACTGAGGCCTGTGACCCTCCAGACCAGCAGGAAGCTGTAACCCAGAGCCTTAAAGACAAACTGTCAAGAACAATAGCTGCCCCTGAGCTCTTAGCCTGTGCTGTCCGGGAAGAATGGCTAGACATACCCAGCAACCTAGACAGCAGACTGGAGGCAGAATTGCAGCCTGAACTTATGTCTTTGACTTTGGCagcaagcaaagagaaagaagaggaagaaacctCCCCAGACACCTCAACCCCTAGAGGATTCTGGCCTCCTTGCAAAAATCACCCCGATGAGACTGGCCAGGCTGAGGACAGTGGAAGTGAACTGCTTAGACAGGGGAAACAGCTGCAGTTGGAGGCCACACAAGAAAATCAAGGGCAAGAAGGCTTCCTCCAACCTCAGGAAGCCCGGGGActggaggagcaggagggagaggaagtagAAATTCAGGAGGAAGGAACTCTGAGTGAAGACATTTGTTTTGGTGGGCTCCTGGGAGAGcaggaagaggtggaagaggggGTGACTGGCAatgaggaagaacagaagcaggAACAGATCCCAAACTATGTGCTacttggaggacagtgggaaagtggGGGGCTTGGTGGGGAATTAGAAGGTCTGAATTACAGTGAGAGGGGCCAAGAGGACAGGGAAAGGAGGGTTTGGAGTCGGAGAGATTCAGAAGAGGAGGGACAGGACCAAGAATTAAGGGAGGTGGAAGAGAGGAGGGTAGCCACTCAGTATGCGGAGAATCAAAGGTTAGTAGGGAAATCAGAGAATGTGAGGAGAAAGCTGGAAGATGACGATCAAACAGGAAGAGTGATGCCTGTAGGGGACCAGAAGGAAGTTGTAGACTCAGGTGACAGGGCGCGAGGGAATAGGGAAAGCAGTGGACAGGCAGCGGTGGAAGGGAGCAGACCAGGAGAGGACAGCAAGCCTTGTCTTCCGATGGCTTCCGTAGCTCCTGAGGTTCTCTTCCCAGGTACATTGTTCCCAGGTATCACTTCCTCTGTGGCTGATATTCCACAGATTCAGCGGGAGCCTGTGCCTGAGGAACTGGCCTCCCAAGTTCCTGCACTGGAGCCATCAGAATGGTCTCACCAACCCATTTCTCCAGCTGCTTCTTTTGCTCCTCAAGAATCCCTTGATAATAGGACTCACAACAGCCAGCAAGAAGAATCCAGGCTAAGGGAGAAGACTGAGGTTGTCTCTGCTAGTACATCTGTGGCTTCTTCAGGGACACCAGATTTATCTCCTTTCACTTCTCCCAATGTTTCCCCCAGCACTGCCACCTTGTCAGCTGTTAGCTCTTCAGTTATCCTTCCTGAGAAGGAGACCCTAGCAgcctctgtctcagctgacacTCCACCTTGTTGTGAGCCATGCAAGACTCCTCCACTACCTGCAAAGTCTTCCAGAAACCCATGTGCCACCTCTGACACAGCCAACCCTCACAGCCCTCATAGCAGCTACACTGGAGTCACCCAACATCTACGAAGCAACTCGTTCCCGGGCTCTCATAGGACAGAGCAGACTCCAGACTCTATGGGAAtgtcactctctttctctcatttggAATTACCTCAGAGGCCCCCGAACCCAGCCATCTATGGCTCTCTGAtcccaagaagaaacagaagaagcagggaTGGGATCGTCTTTTCAGAATCCTCTACTGATTTTTTTGCTTCAAAACAGGACTCTGAAGAATTCACTTCAAATCCAGAGAGACCCAGCAACCCTCATGGTAGTCAGCCATGGGCTTCCCCACAGAACTCAGACTCTGCCATAGGCTCTCCTGCAAATGGTTCTTCTCCACCCACTGTCTCCATGGATATGACGATACCTGAAGCtttgccccctcctcccccagaGAAGAGACATAGCTACAGTCACTTAGTGGAGAGAGATGGCCTTCTTCATGCAGTAGCCCCTACACTGAAGCGTCATAGCCATCCTCCTCCGCTGGCCCTAAGTTCAGGGGTCCATAGATCTTCTAAAGGCCCATTTTCCCTAGTTCCTGACTCCACTGTGGCAAGGCAGCTCCGCCCTCTGCCATCTACCCCAGAAAGCCCCCACCATACACAGACCTCCATCCCCTCCAGACTGAGATACAATAAACCATTACCCCCAACTCCTGATATGCCTGAGCTCTGCCGGTCCTCCGCCTCTTCCTCTAATATCTCAAGAATGTACAGGCCTCTACCCCCAGTCCCTATCATAGATCCTTCTGACCCACCTCCATTACCCCCCAAATCCAGGGGGAGAAGCAGGAGTGTCCAGGGAGGAGTTAGACATTCAGGAGGTCAAGCCAAACCAAGACCTACTAGTCAAGACTGGACAGTTTCTACTCTGTCTGTTGGACGGACCTCCTGGCCCCCAGCCACAGGCAGATCAATGGAATCTCTGCCTCCCACCAGTAGGTGTAATAGTGAAGTGTCCTCTGGCCTGGCTTTCAGCAACATGACAAACCTTCTCAGTCCCTCTTCTCCTACTACTCCTTGGATCCCAGAGCTTCAGAGACCCACCAGTAAGGAGGAGTCAGGGCTCACTGAAGAGTCTGAGCCTCCAGTGAGAGGGTCATTTAGAAGATCAGCCCCTCAGGAGGAATTTGATAATACAAGGAGGTCAGCTTTAGCATTAAGAAAGAAGTCAGAAAAACCCATCCACTCCCAACTGGAGAAGGCGTCCAGCTGGCCCCACAGACGGGACCCAGCAAGGACATCAGAGAGTAGCAGTGATCAGGTTGTTCTGGGCCAGGTATCCAATAAGCAAAAGGGATGGAACCGGCAAGGCCTGCGCAGACCTTCAATTTTGCCTGAGAGCGCTTCAG ATTTACGAACTCCAGCTGTGGGAAGACTTCCTGGCTCTTCAGATTCTGTTGTTTTTCG GGAGAAGAAACCAAAGGAGGGAATGGGAGGTTTTTCAAGACGTTGCTCCAAGCTCATCATCTCCT CCCAGCTACTTTATCAGGAGTACAGTGATGTTGTTCTGAACAAGGAGATTCAGAGTCAGCAGCGGCTAGACAGCCTGGCTGAGCCACCTGGCATCTCTTCCCCACGGCATCGTCGAAAGGCACTGGTCTCTTCAGACTCCTACTTACAGCGCCTCTCCATGGCCTCCAGTGGCTCCCTCTGgcaggaaatccctgtggtgcgCAATAGCACAgtgctgctctccatgacccatGAGGATCAAAAACTTCAAGAG GCCAAGTTTGAGCTGATTGTGTCAGAGGCATCTTACCTGCGCAGTCTAAACATCGCCGTGGATCATTTCCAACATTCAGCCCAGCTGCGGGCCACCCTGTCCAACCAGGATCATCAATGGCTCTTCTCTCGTTTGCAGGATGTACGAGATGTCAGCACCAC GTTCCTTTCAGACCTAGAAGAAAACTTTGAGAACAACATCTTCTCCTTCCAAGTGTGTGATGTTGTCTTGAATCATGCCACAGACTTCCACCGAGTCTACCTGCCTTATGTCACCAACCAGACCTATCAGGAACGCACCTTCCAAAGTCTAAT GAATAGCAACAGCAGTTTCCGAGAGGTCTTGGAGAAGCTGGAGAGTGACCCCATCTGCCAACGCCTGTCTCTCAAGTCCTTTCTGATACTGCCCTTCCAACGCATCACACGTCTCAAGCTGCTGCTTCAG AACATTCTAAAGAGAACCCAGCCTGGCTcctcagaagaggcagaggccacaAAGGCACACCATGCCCTAGAGAAG CTGATCCGAGACTGCAACAGCAATGTGCAGAGAATGCGGCGGACAGAGGAGCTCATCTACCTGAGCCAGAAGATTGAGTTTGAGTGCAAA ATTTTCCCACTTATTTCACAATCTCGATggctggtgaagagtggggagctGACGGCCCTTGAGTTCAGTGTCTCCCCAGGGCTGAAAAGGAAACTGACCACTCGTCCAGTTCACCTACATCTCTTCAATGACTGTCTGTTGCTGTCTCGGCCCCGAGA GGGCAGTCGGTTCCTGGTATTTGATCATGCTCAGTTCTCCTCCATCCGAGGGGAGAAGTGTGAAATGAAGCTGGATGGACCTCACAAAAACCTCTTCCGTCTCTTTCTCCTGCACAATGCACAAGGCACCCAAGCTGAATTCCTCTTCCGCACTGAGACTCA